From Flavobacterium alkalisoli, the proteins below share one genomic window:
- a CDS encoding Ig-like domain-containing protein: MRSFLLKILLLVTLLFSAQQMYSQQIDLTLKYVSVTNTYEVYARPDFTQNNFFLAGGSQITVVLPASVTDGALAITTVAGGPWSDNSQVYAPGAASEKDFHGIATNGSNINLVDGDELLLFRFTLAAGCVNDLRIYNNSLDPGPSDTGMNGADFGNYMGNVFDLQDYYGVNYNNSGTSCGVVDNDGDGVAEGTDPDDNDPCVPNANFATCDQDGDGLNNSEEALIGTDPTNPDTDNDGINDGDEVIGGSNPLDPCSPVPTGGCPTDADGDGSPAGTDPDDNNPCVPDNTAGVCDQDGDGLNNTQEAIYGTDPTNPDTDGDGINDGSEITNGTDPLSACSPNLNNPLCDRDNDGLTNAEEALIGTNPTLADTDGDGVLDGDEVTNTTDPLNPCDPNLGAGPCDQDGDGLTNSEESALGTNPTNPDSDGDGINDGDEVTGGSNPLNPCDPNPTSPACTVDPMIDFTVRFDPATCTYEVYALPNFSASDFFISAGSQISVVLPASVDNQALAVTSVNGGVWLDASQVYAPASDTANDYHAIATDGSAFDFVTGNELLLFTFVLPNATCCADGVRLFNNDTDPQSTDSGMLGGDFNNYVADVFVMDDYYNDNYDNTGLICDPCLINPVATPTTTNATQLFCVVDMPTLADIQINETNIRWYDAATGGNLLPDTTLLVDGTIYYASQFETVNNCESENRLAITVTVGDAATPTTTNATQDFCVVDGPTVADIQVNEAGVIWYDAATGGNVVATTTALVDGSVYYAVLTDPVTGCESSVRLAVTVNVSDAPTPTTTDTTQDFCLVDGPTVADIQVNETGVTWYDAAAAGSVVANGASLVDGMVYYASLTNAVTGCESSVRLAVTVNVNDAATPTTNDVTQDFCLVDSPTVADIQVNETGVIWYTSATGGTALSASTALANGIYYGSQVDAVNGCESSVRLAVTVTVNDAATPTTSDTTQDFCAVDMPTVADIQVNETGVLWYTSATGGTALSVSTALTNGIYYGSLTDAISGCESSVRLAVTVTVNDAATPTTTDTTQDFCLVDMPTVADIQVNETGVVWYDAATNGNMIANTAALVNGIYYASLTDAVNGCESSVRLAVTVTVNDAATPTTTDTTQDFCQVDMPTVADIQVNETGVTWYDAATNGNMIANTAALANGIYYASLTDAVNGCESSVRLAVTVTVNDAATPTTTDTTQDFCQVDMPTVADIQVDETGVIWYDAATNGNMIANTAALANGIYYASLTDAVNGCESSVRLAVTVTVNDAATPTTTDTTQDFCQVDMPTVADIQVNETGVIWYDAATNGNMIANTAALANGIYYASLTDAVNGCESSVRLAVTVTVNDAATPTTTDTTQDFCVVDSPTVADIQVNETGVVWYDAATNGNIVANTAALANGIYYASLTDAVNGCESSVRLAVTVTVNDAATPTTTDTTQDFCAVDMPTVADIQVNETGVAWYDAATGGNLIANTAALTNGMVYYASLTDAVNGCESSVRLAVTITVNDAATPTTTDTTQDFCVVDMPTVADIQVNEAGVVWYDAATGGNMVTNTTALADGIYYASLTDAVSGCESSVRLAVTVNVDDAATPTTNDTTQNFCVVDAPTVNDIQVNETGVVWYDAPTGGTVVANTTALVDGITYYGSLTDPVSGCESSVRLAVTVTVEDAATPTTTDTTQDFCAVEMPTVADIQVNETGVTWYDAATGGTAIADTTLLTDGTIYYASLTNPNGCESSVRLAVTVTVNAGMTPTTTDTTQTFCAADNPTVDDIQVNQTGITFYNAAVGGVAIAAGTPLVDSMIYYASYTDPLTGCESLVRLAITVTLSNGTTPTTTNTNQTFCSVDMPTVADIQVNETGVIWYTAATGGTQVLDTAALVNGMIYYASITDADGCESSVRLAVTVTVDSGTTPTTNDTTQTFCAIDMPTVADIQVNEPNVTWYDAATGGNVVAPGTALVSGSTYYASVQSIAGCESSIRLAVTVTVDNGVIPTTTDATQDFCAVDMPTIADIQVSPAGTIFYAVPTGGTPLDPSTALANGMTYYAAFVNANGCENIDRLAITVNVNNGITPTTNDTTQDFCAVDMPTVADLQANQTGVIWYSSPTGGAPLPTDTPLTDGGVYYASITNGGCESLVRLAVTVNIFGTAEATITNPFPRTCYGTETVYTTEAGNTDYVWTVTGGVIVEGGTATDNTATVIWTSIGEGNISVSYTDPNGCAGTVEGSLDVNVVSCSDLSITKSVNNFNPLIGENVIFTITVTNDGESTFTDLEVSEQLPDGYEFVDYTVTEGTYDAVSGIWIIPQLAPGESAVLQIVTQVLFGGDYLNVAFIVGSNPIDSIPENNEASAFVEPSCLTVYNEFTPNGDGLNDTFRIDCIEFYPDNKLEVFNRFGSSVYKTSGYQNDWDGTANVDGTVRRGEKLPVGTYYYVLEVDGKVKTGWLYIMR; encoded by the coding sequence TGGTGGACAATGATGGAGACGGTGTTGCAGAGGGTACAGATCCTGATGATAATGACCCGTGTGTGCCTAATGCTAATTTTGCTACCTGTGATCAGGATGGTGACGGATTAAATAATTCGGAAGAAGCATTGATAGGAACTGATCCTACAAATCCTGATACGGATAACGATGGTATTAATGACGGCGATGAGGTTATAGGAGGAAGTAATCCCTTAGATCCGTGTAGTCCTGTACCAACAGGAGGCTGTCCTACAGATGCTGACGGAGATGGTTCTCCGGCAGGAACCGATCCTGATGATAATAACCCATGTGTGCCGGATAATACGGCAGGTGTGTGTGATCAGGACGGTGACGGACTTAACAATACTCAGGAGGCTATATATGGTACAGATCCAACTAACCCAGACACAGATGGAGACGGCATTAATGACGGTAGTGAGATAACAAACGGTACCGATCCGCTTAGTGCCTGTAGCCCTAATTTAAATAATCCTCTTTGTGATAGAGATAACGATGGTTTAACCAACGCAGAGGAAGCCTTGATTGGAACAAATCCTACGTTAGCAGATACAGACGGAGACGGAGTGTTAGATGGTGATGAGGTTACAAATACAACTGATCCTCTAAATCCTTGTGATCCTAATTTGGGGGCAGGACCTTGTGATCAGGACGGGGATGGTCTTACTAATAGTGAAGAGAGCGCTTTAGGAACTAACCCTACAAACCCGGATAGTGATGGTGACGGAATTAATGATGGTGATGAGGTTACCGGTGGAAGCAACCCGCTAAACCCTTGTGACCCTAACCCTACAAGCCCTGCCTGTACGGTAGATCCTATGATAGACTTTACTGTAAGGTTTGATCCTGCCACATGTACTTATGAAGTGTATGCTCTACCTAACTTCTCGGCAAGTGACTTCTTTATATCGGCAGGTAGCCAGATTTCGGTTGTATTACCAGCATCGGTAGATAATCAGGCTTTGGCAGTAACTTCGGTTAACGGAGGTGTATGGCTGGATGCTTCGCAGGTATATGCTCCTGCTTCCGATACGGCAAATGATTATCACGCTATAGCAACCGATGGTTCTGCGTTTGATTTTGTAACAGGTAACGAACTGCTGTTGTTTACATTCGTGTTACCTAATGCTACCTGTTGTGCTGACGGAGTAAGATTATTTAATAATGATACCGATCCGCAGTCTACAGATTCCGGTATGTTAGGAGGAGACTTCAACAACTATGTTGCCGATGTATTCGTTATGGACGACTACTATAACGACAACTACGATAATACAGGTTTAATTTGTGATCCGTGTTTAATTAACCCGGTAGCAACACCTACTACAACAAATGCTACACAACTGTTTTGTGTAGTAGATATGCCTACATTGGCCGATATTCAGATTAATGAAACCAATATCAGATGGTATGATGCCGCAACAGGAGGAAACCTTCTCCCGGACACTACATTACTGGTAGATGGTACAATATATTATGCATCCCAGTTTGAAACGGTAAATAACTGTGAAAGTGAAAACAGACTGGCAATTACAGTAACTGTAGGTGATGCCGCAACACCAACCACTACAAATGCTACTCAGGATTTCTGTGTGGTTGACGGTCCTACTGTAGCCGATATTCAGGTAAATGAAGCCGGAGTGATATGGTATGATGCCGCAACAGGAGGAAATGTTGTTGCAACTACTACAGCACTTGTAGACGGTTCGGTTTACTATGCGGTATTAACTGATCCTGTTACAGGATGTGAAAGTTCGGTAAGATTGGCTGTTACAGTAAATGTAAGCGATGCTCCAACACCAACTACTACAGATACTACTCAGGACTTCTGTTTAGTGGACGGACCAACAGTAGCCGATATTCAGGTTAACGAAACCGGAGTAACCTGGTATGATGCCGCAGCGGCAGGAAGCGTGGTAGCTAACGGAGCTTCATTAGTAGACGGAATGGTTTACTATGCAAGCTTAACCAACGCTGTTACAGGCTGTGAAAGTTCGGTAAGATTAGCCGTAACTGTTAACGTAAATGATGCCGCTACACCAACAACAAATGATGTCACTCAGGACTTCTGTTTAGTTGATAGCCCAACAGTAGCTGACATTCAGGTTAATGAAACCGGAGTGATTTGGTATACCTCTGCTACGGGAGGAACAGCTTTATCGGCATCAACAGCTCTTGCAAACGGAATTTATTATGGAAGCCAAGTTGATGCAGTTAACGGCTGTGAAAGCTCAGTAAGATTAGCTGTAACAGTAACAGTAAACGATGCTGCTACACCAACTACTTCAGATACCACTCAGGACTTCTGTGCGGTTGATATGCCGACAGTTGCCGATATTCAGGTTAACGAAACCGGAGTGTTATGGTATACTTCAGCTACAGGAGGGACAGCTTTATCGGTATCAACAGCCCTTACAAATGGAATATATTATGGAAGTTTAACCGACGCGATTAGTGGATGTGAGAGTTCTGTAAGATTGGCGGTTACAGTAACAGTAAACGATGCTGCTACGCCAACCACAACAGACACTACTCAGGACTTCTGTTTGGTTGATATGCCAACAGTTGCCGATATTCAGGTAAACGAGACAGGAGTTGTATGGTATGATGCGGCTACAAACGGTAACATGATTGCCAATACAGCAGCCTTAGTAAACGGAATATACTATGCAAGTCTGACTGATGCGGTTAACGGTTGTGAAAGTTCAGTAAGATTAGCTGTAACAGTAACAGTAAACGATGCTGCGACACCAACAACTACCGATACGACTCAGGACTTCTGTCAGGTTGATATGCCAACAGTAGCCGATATTCAGGTAAATGAAACCGGAGTAACATGGTATGATGCGGCTACAAACGGTAACATGATTGCCAATACAGCAGCCTTAGCAAACGGAATATACTATGCAAGTTTGACTGATGCAGTTAACGGATGTGAGAGCTCAGTAAGATTGGCGGTTACAGTAACAGTAAACGATGCTGCTACGCCAACTACTACAGATACTACTCAGGACTTCTGTCAGGTTGATATGCCAACAGTAGCCGATATTCAGGTTGATGAAACCGGAGTTATTTGGTATGATGCCGCTACAAATGGTAACATGATTGCCAATACAGCAGCCTTGGCAAACGGAATATACTATGCAAGTCTGACGGATGCGGTTAACGGCTGTGAGAGCTCAGTAAGACTGGCTGTAACAGTAACAGTAAATGATGCTGCGACACCAACTACTACAGATACTACTCAGGACTTCTGTCAGGTTGATATGCCAACAGTAGCCGATATTCAGGTTAATGAAACCGGAGTTATTTGGTATGATGCCGCTACAAATGGTAACATGATTGCCAATACAGCAGCCTTAGCAAACGGAATATACTATGCAAGTCTGACGGATGCGGTTAACGGATGTGAGAGCTCAGTAAGATTAGCGGTTACAGTAACAGTAAATGATGCTGCCACACCAACTACTACAGATACTACTCAGGATTTCTGTGTGGTTGATAGCCCAACAGTAGCCGATATTCAGGTTAATGAAACAGGAGTTGTTTGGTATGATGCCGCTACAAACGGTAACATAGTTGCCAATACAGCAGCCCTTGCAAATGGAATATACTATGCAAGTTTAACCGACGCAGTTAACGGCTGTGAGAGTTCAGTAAGATTGGCGGTTACAGTGACAGTAAACGATGCTGCTACGCCAACTACAACAGATACGACTCAGGACTTCTGTGCGGTTGATATGCCAACAGTAGCCGATATTCAGGTTAACGAAACCGGAGTGGCATGGTATGATGCTGCAACAGGTGGAAACCTTATAGCTAATACGGCTGCTCTTACTAACGGAATGGTTTATTATGCAAGTCTCACTGACGCGGTTAACGGATGTGAAAGCTCTGTAAGGTTAGCTGTAACGATAACAGTAAACGATGCTGCTACACCAACTACAACAGATACCACTCAGGATTTCTGTGTGGTTGATATGCCAACAGTTGCCGATATTCAGGTTAATGAAGCAGGAGTTGTTTGGTATGATGCTGCAACAGGTGGAAACATGGTAACCAATACTACCGCACTGGCAGACGGAATTTATTATGCAAGCCTAACCGATGCGGTTAGCGGATGTGAGAGTTCGGTAAGACTGGCAGTAACAGTAAATGTAGATGATGCTGCCACACCAACTACAAATGATACAACGCAAAACTTCTGTGTGGTGGATGCACCAACAGTTAATGATATTCAGGTTAATGAAACCGGAGTTGTTTGGTACGATGCTCCAACCGGAGGGACAGTGGTCGCAAACACAACTGCTTTAGTAGACGGCATAACCTACTATGGTAGCCTGACCGACCCTGTTTCTGGTTGTGAGAGTTCAGTAAGACTGGCAGTAACAGTTACTGTTGAAGATGCTGCTACACCAACAACTACAGATACCACTCAGGATTTCTGTGCGGTTGAGATGCCAACAGTTGCCGATATTCAGGTAAATGAAACCGGAGTAACATGGTATGATGCTGCAACAGGTGGTACAGCTATAGCAGATACAACGCTGTTAACAGATGGTACTATCTATTATGCAAGCCTTACAAATCCTAACGGATGTGAAAGCTCTGTACGATTAGCGGTAACAGTAACTGTTAATGCGGGAATGACACCTACAACTACAGATACTACGCAAACATTCTGTGCAGCGGATAACCCTACAGTAGATGATATTCAGGTTAACCAAACCGGAATTACATTCTACAATGCAGCAGTGGGAGGTGTAGCTATCGCAGCAGGCACACCACTTGTAGATAGTATGATATACTACGCTTCATACACAGATCCTCTTACAGGATGTGAAAGCTTAGTAAGACTGGCCATTACGGTTACATTAAGTAATGGTACTACACCAACAACGACTAATACTAATCAGACATTCTGTTCGGTTGACATGCCAACAGTTGCTGATATTCAGGTAAATGAAACCGGAGTTATTTGGTATACTGCGGCAACGGGAGGTACACAGGTGCTGGATACTGCTGCCCTTGTTAACGGAATGATATATTACGCAAGTATAACAGACGCTGACGGATGTGAAAGCTCTGTAAGGTTAGCGGTAACAGTAACGGTTGATAGTGGTACTACACCAACAACTAATGATACCACTCAAACGTTCTGTGCGATTGATATGCCAACGGTAGCCGATATTCAGGTTAACGAACCTAACGTTACCTGGTATGATGCAGCAACAGGCGGAAACGTAGTTGCTCCTGGAACAGCCCTTGTATCCGGAAGTACTTATTACGCTTCTGTACAGTCAATAGCAGGATGTGAGAGCAGTATTCGCCTGGCAGTAACAGTAACGGTAGATAATGGTGTGATACCAACTACTACAGATGCTACTCAGGATTTCTGTGCGGTTGACATGCCTACAATAGCAGACATACAGGTGTCACCTGCGGGAACTATCTTCTATGCGGTGCCAACTGGAGGTACGCCGCTGGATCCTTCTACTGCCTTAGCAAACGGTATGACCTATTATGCTGCTTTTGTTAATGCAAATGGTTGTGAGAATATAGACAGGTTGGCAATAACAGTTAATGTGAATAATGGTATTACTCCAACAACTAACGATACGACTCAGGATTTCTGTGCGGTTGATATGCCAACGGTTGCAGATCTTCAGGCAAATCAGACTGGAGTTATATGGTATTCTTCTCCAACAGGAGGAGCGCCACTACCTACAGATACTCCGTTAACGGATGGAGGTGTTTATTACGCTTCGATTACAAACGGAGGATGTGAAAGTCTTGTAAGGTTAGCGGTAACGGTTAATATATTTGGTACTGCAGAAGCAACTATAACCAACCCTTTCCCTAGGACATGTTATGGTACAGAGACGGTTTACACTACCGAAGCAGGAAATACAGATTATGTTTGGACAGTAACAGGAGGTGTAATTGTAGAAGGAGGTACAGCTACAGATAATACAGCTACAGTTATATGGACATCAATAGGTGAAGGTAACATATCGGTTTCTTACACAGACCCTAACGGATGTGCCGGAACGGTAGAAGGTTCACTGGATGTTAATGTGGTTAGTTGTTCTGATTTATCAATCACAAAATCTGTTAACAATTTTAATCCGCTTATAGGTGAAAATGTTATTTTTACGATTACAGTAACTAATGATGGAGAAAGCACATTTACTGATCTTGAGGTTAGTGAACAGCTGCCGGACGGTTATGAATTTGTAGATTATACTGTAACAGAAGGTACTTATGATGCGGTTTCGGGCATTTGGATAATACCACAGCTTGCTCCGGGAGAATCGGCAGTATTACAGATTGTAACTCAGGTATTGTTTGGTGGAGATTATCTAAATGTGGCCTTTATTGTAGGATCAAATCCGATAGACAGTATTCCAGAGAATAATGAAGCGTCGGCATTTGTTGAACCTTCCTGCTTAACAGTTTACAATGAGTTTACACCAAACGGTGACGGGCTTAACGATACCTTCAGGATTGATTGTATTGAGTTCTACCCTGATAATAAACTGGAAGTGTTTAACAGATTCGGATCATCTGTATACAAAACGTCAGGTTATCAAAACGATTGGGACGGAACTGCAAATGTTGACGGAACTGTTAGAAGAGGAGAGAAACTTCCTGTGGGTACTTACTACTACGTACTGGAAGTAGACGGCAAGGTTAAAACAGGCTGGTTGTATATAATGAGATAA